In one window of Vulpes vulpes isolate BD-2025 chromosome 1, VulVul3, whole genome shotgun sequence DNA:
- the MYMX gene encoding protein myomixer, whose amino-acid sequence MPAPLLPLLLRTLVSRLLLPAARLARQHLLPLLRGLARRLGSQEVREALLGCLLFILSQRHPPDAEEASRVAGQERKERLAPPK is encoded by the coding sequence ATGCCCGCTCCACTGCTCCCACTGCTGCTGCGAACGCTGGTGTCTCGCTTGCTGCTGCCTGCCGCCCGCCTGGCCCGCCAgcacctcctgcccctgctgcgTGGACTGGCCCGCCGCCTAGGCTCGCAGGAGGTTCGAGAGGCTTTGCTGGGCTGTCTGTTGTTCATCCTCAGCCAGAGACATCCGCCGGACGCTGAGGAGGCCTCCAGAGTGGCTGgccaggagaggaaggagaggctaGCTCCCCCCAAATGA
- the SLC29A1 gene encoding equilibrative nucleoside transporter 1 isoform X3, whose translation MGGAHGQGLPEPQLGPPPRDCPGPLCSDPSAGKSGHPPAPEGGSSQPGKTENAVTMTTSHQPQDRYKAVWLIFFMLGLGTLLPWNFFMTATQYFTNRLDESQNMSLVTAELSKDTQPSATPTAPSPERNSLSAIFNNVMTLCAMLPLLVFTCLNSFLHQRIPQSVRILGSLIAILLVFLTTAILVKVQLDAVPFFIITMVKIVFINSFGAILQGSLFGLAGLLPTSYTAPIMSGQGLAGFFASAAMICAIASGSELSESAFGYFITACVVIVLTIICYLVLPRLEFYRYYQQFKFEGPGEQETKLDLINKGEEPVANKEESRVPAPNSQPNQQSHSIRAILRNILVPALSVCFIFTVTIGVFPAVTAEVQSTIAGNSAWGKYFIPVSCFLTFNVFDWLGRSLTAIFTWPGKDSHWLPSLVLARMLFVPLLLLCNVQPRRHLAVVFEHDAWFIIFMAAFAFSNGYLASLCMCFGPKKVKPAEAETAGAIMAFFLSLGLALGAVFSFLCRSIV comes from the exons ATGG GGGGAGCCCATGGACAAGGCTTGCCAGAGCCTCAGCTAGGACCACCTCCCAGGGACTGCCCAGGCCCCCTCTGCTCTGACCCTTCTGCTGGCAAGTCTGGGCATCCG CCAGCGCCAGAAGGAGGGAGCTCTCAACCGGGCAAGACCGAGAACGCTGTCACCATGACAACCAGTCACCAGCCTCAGGACAg GTACAAAGCCGTCTGGCTTATCTTCTTCATGCTGGGTCTGGGGACGCTGCTCCCATGGAATTTTTTcatgacagccacccag TATTTCACAAACCGCCTGGACGAGTCCCAGAATATGTCCTTGGTCACTGCTGAGCTGAGCAAGGACACCCAGCCCTCAGCCACCCCCACAGCTCCCTCCCCAGAGCGGAACTCTCTCAGCGCCATCTTCAATAATGTCATGACCTTATGTGCCATGCTACCCCTGTTGGTCTTCACCTGCCTTAACTCTTTCCTGCATCAGAG GATCCCCCAGTCCGTTCGGATCCTGGGCAGCCTGATAGCCATCCTGTTGGTGTTCCTGACCACTGCTATCCTGGTGAAGGTGCAACTGGATGCTGTGCCCTTCTTCATCATCACCATGGTCAAGATCGTTTTCATTAACT CATTCGGTGCCATCCTGCAGGGCAGCCTGTTTGGTCTGGCTGGCCTCCTGCCCACCAGCTACACTGCCCCCATCATGAGTGGCCAGGGCCTGGCAGGCTTCTTCGCCTCCGCGGCCATGATCTGCGCCATCGCCA GTGGCTCAGAGCTATCAGAAAGTGCCTTCGGCTATTTTATCACAGCCTGTGTGGTTATTGTTTTGACCATCATCTGTTACCTGGTCCTGCCCCGACTG GAGTTCTACCGCTACTACCAGCAGTTCAAGTTCGAagggcctggggagcaggagaCCAAGTTGGACCTCATTAATAAAG gaGAGGAGCCAGTGGCAAACAAAGAGGAGTCCAGAGTTCCAGCCCCCAACTCTCAGCCCAACCAGCAAAGCCACTCTATCCGAGCCATCCTCAGAAAT ATCTTAGTCCCGGCTCTCTCCGTCTGCTTCATCTTCACGGTCACCATTGGAGTGTTTCCCGCCGTAACCGCTGAGGTCCAGTCCACCATTGCGGGCAACAGTGCCTGGG GAAAGTACTTCATTCCTGTGTCTTGTTTCTTGACTTTCAATGTCTTTGACTGGCTGGGCCGGAGCCTCACAGCTATATTTACATGG CCTGGGAAGGACAGCCACTGGCTGCCAAGCCTGGTGCTTGCCCGGATGTTGTTcgtgcctctgctgctgctgtgcAATGTCCAGCCCCGCCGCCACCTGGCTGTGGTCTTTGAGCACGACGCCTGGTTCATCATCTTCATGGCCGCCTTCGCCTTCTCCAATGGCTACCTCGCCAGTCTCTGCATGTGCTTCGGGCCCAA GAAAGTGAAGCCAGCCGAGGCAGAGACAGCTGGAGCCATCATggccttctttctgtctctgggcCTGGCACTGGGAGCTGTCTTCTCCTTCCTGTGCCGGTCAATTGTGTGA
- the SLC29A1 gene encoding equilibrative nucleoside transporter 1 isoform X2 — MNGRSPLPPSGGGAHGQGLPEPQLGPPPRDCPGPLCSDPSAGKSGHPPAPEGGSSQPGKTENAVTMTTSHQPQDRYKAVWLIFFMLGLGTLLPWNFFMTATQYFTNRLDESQNMSLVTAELSKDTQPSATPTAPSPERNSLSAIFNNVMTLCAMLPLLVFTCLNSFLHQRIPQSVRILGSLIAILLVFLTTAILVKVQLDAVPFFIITMVKIVFINSFGAILQGSLFGLAGLLPTSYTAPIMSGQGLAGFFASAAMICAIASGSELSESAFGYFITACVVIVLTIICYLVLPRLEFYRYYQQFKFEGPGEQETKLDLINKGEEPVANKEESRVPAPNSQPNQQSHSIRAILRNILVPALSVCFIFTVTIGVFPAVTAEVQSTIAGNSAWGKYFIPVSCFLTFNVFDWLGRSLTAIFTWPGKDSHWLPSLVLARMLFVPLLLLCNVQPRRHLAVVFEHDAWFIIFMAAFAFSNGYLASLCMCFGPKKVKPAEAETAGAIMAFFLSLGLALGAVFSFLCRSIV, encoded by the exons atgaatggAAGAAGCCCTCTGCCTCCATCTGGAG GGGGAGCCCATGGACAAGGCTTGCCAGAGCCTCAGCTAGGACCACCTCCCAGGGACTGCCCAGGCCCCCTCTGCTCTGACCCTTCTGCTGGCAAGTCTGGGCATCCG CCAGCGCCAGAAGGAGGGAGCTCTCAACCGGGCAAGACCGAGAACGCTGTCACCATGACAACCAGTCACCAGCCTCAGGACAg GTACAAAGCCGTCTGGCTTATCTTCTTCATGCTGGGTCTGGGGACGCTGCTCCCATGGAATTTTTTcatgacagccacccag TATTTCACAAACCGCCTGGACGAGTCCCAGAATATGTCCTTGGTCACTGCTGAGCTGAGCAAGGACACCCAGCCCTCAGCCACCCCCACAGCTCCCTCCCCAGAGCGGAACTCTCTCAGCGCCATCTTCAATAATGTCATGACCTTATGTGCCATGCTACCCCTGTTGGTCTTCACCTGCCTTAACTCTTTCCTGCATCAGAG GATCCCCCAGTCCGTTCGGATCCTGGGCAGCCTGATAGCCATCCTGTTGGTGTTCCTGACCACTGCTATCCTGGTGAAGGTGCAACTGGATGCTGTGCCCTTCTTCATCATCACCATGGTCAAGATCGTTTTCATTAACT CATTCGGTGCCATCCTGCAGGGCAGCCTGTTTGGTCTGGCTGGCCTCCTGCCCACCAGCTACACTGCCCCCATCATGAGTGGCCAGGGCCTGGCAGGCTTCTTCGCCTCCGCGGCCATGATCTGCGCCATCGCCA GTGGCTCAGAGCTATCAGAAAGTGCCTTCGGCTATTTTATCACAGCCTGTGTGGTTATTGTTTTGACCATCATCTGTTACCTGGTCCTGCCCCGACTG GAGTTCTACCGCTACTACCAGCAGTTCAAGTTCGAagggcctggggagcaggagaCCAAGTTGGACCTCATTAATAAAG gaGAGGAGCCAGTGGCAAACAAAGAGGAGTCCAGAGTTCCAGCCCCCAACTCTCAGCCCAACCAGCAAAGCCACTCTATCCGAGCCATCCTCAGAAAT ATCTTAGTCCCGGCTCTCTCCGTCTGCTTCATCTTCACGGTCACCATTGGAGTGTTTCCCGCCGTAACCGCTGAGGTCCAGTCCACCATTGCGGGCAACAGTGCCTGGG GAAAGTACTTCATTCCTGTGTCTTGTTTCTTGACTTTCAATGTCTTTGACTGGCTGGGCCGGAGCCTCACAGCTATATTTACATGG CCTGGGAAGGACAGCCACTGGCTGCCAAGCCTGGTGCTTGCCCGGATGTTGTTcgtgcctctgctgctgctgtgcAATGTCCAGCCCCGCCGCCACCTGGCTGTGGTCTTTGAGCACGACGCCTGGTTCATCATCTTCATGGCCGCCTTCGCCTTCTCCAATGGCTACCTCGCCAGTCTCTGCATGTGCTTCGGGCCCAA GAAAGTGAAGCCAGCCGAGGCAGAGACAGCTGGAGCCATCATggccttctttctgtctctgggcCTGGCACTGGGAGCTGTCTTCTCCTTCCTGTGCCGGTCAATTGTGTGA
- the SLC29A1 gene encoding equilibrative nucleoside transporter 1 isoform X1, with amino-acid sequence MGPIPPTARPAGFSPQTTPCTTFFIPRPYPGGAHGQGLPEPQLGPPPRDCPGPLCSDPSAGKSGHPPAPEGGSSQPGKTENAVTMTTSHQPQDRYKAVWLIFFMLGLGTLLPWNFFMTATQYFTNRLDESQNMSLVTAELSKDTQPSATPTAPSPERNSLSAIFNNVMTLCAMLPLLVFTCLNSFLHQRIPQSVRILGSLIAILLVFLTTAILVKVQLDAVPFFIITMVKIVFINSFGAILQGSLFGLAGLLPTSYTAPIMSGQGLAGFFASAAMICAIASGSELSESAFGYFITACVVIVLTIICYLVLPRLEFYRYYQQFKFEGPGEQETKLDLINKGEEPVANKEESRVPAPNSQPNQQSHSIRAILRNILVPALSVCFIFTVTIGVFPAVTAEVQSTIAGNSAWGKYFIPVSCFLTFNVFDWLGRSLTAIFTWPGKDSHWLPSLVLARMLFVPLLLLCNVQPRRHLAVVFEHDAWFIIFMAAFAFSNGYLASLCMCFGPKKVKPAEAETAGAIMAFFLSLGLALGAVFSFLCRSIV; translated from the exons ATGGGGCCGATCCCTCCCACTGCCAGGCCCGCGGGATTCTCTCCCCAGACGACGCCCTGTACCACTTTCTTCATTCCGCGCCCTTACCCAGGGGGAGCCCATGGACAAGGCTTGCCAGAGCCTCAGCTAGGACCACCTCCCAGGGACTGCCCAGGCCCCCTCTGCTCTGACCCTTCTGCTGGCAAGTCTGGGCATCCG CCAGCGCCAGAAGGAGGGAGCTCTCAACCGGGCAAGACCGAGAACGCTGTCACCATGACAACCAGTCACCAGCCTCAGGACAg GTACAAAGCCGTCTGGCTTATCTTCTTCATGCTGGGTCTGGGGACGCTGCTCCCATGGAATTTTTTcatgacagccacccag TATTTCACAAACCGCCTGGACGAGTCCCAGAATATGTCCTTGGTCACTGCTGAGCTGAGCAAGGACACCCAGCCCTCAGCCACCCCCACAGCTCCCTCCCCAGAGCGGAACTCTCTCAGCGCCATCTTCAATAATGTCATGACCTTATGTGCCATGCTACCCCTGTTGGTCTTCACCTGCCTTAACTCTTTCCTGCATCAGAG GATCCCCCAGTCCGTTCGGATCCTGGGCAGCCTGATAGCCATCCTGTTGGTGTTCCTGACCACTGCTATCCTGGTGAAGGTGCAACTGGATGCTGTGCCCTTCTTCATCATCACCATGGTCAAGATCGTTTTCATTAACT CATTCGGTGCCATCCTGCAGGGCAGCCTGTTTGGTCTGGCTGGCCTCCTGCCCACCAGCTACACTGCCCCCATCATGAGTGGCCAGGGCCTGGCAGGCTTCTTCGCCTCCGCGGCCATGATCTGCGCCATCGCCA GTGGCTCAGAGCTATCAGAAAGTGCCTTCGGCTATTTTATCACAGCCTGTGTGGTTATTGTTTTGACCATCATCTGTTACCTGGTCCTGCCCCGACTG GAGTTCTACCGCTACTACCAGCAGTTCAAGTTCGAagggcctggggagcaggagaCCAAGTTGGACCTCATTAATAAAG gaGAGGAGCCAGTGGCAAACAAAGAGGAGTCCAGAGTTCCAGCCCCCAACTCTCAGCCCAACCAGCAAAGCCACTCTATCCGAGCCATCCTCAGAAAT ATCTTAGTCCCGGCTCTCTCCGTCTGCTTCATCTTCACGGTCACCATTGGAGTGTTTCCCGCCGTAACCGCTGAGGTCCAGTCCACCATTGCGGGCAACAGTGCCTGGG GAAAGTACTTCATTCCTGTGTCTTGTTTCTTGACTTTCAATGTCTTTGACTGGCTGGGCCGGAGCCTCACAGCTATATTTACATGG CCTGGGAAGGACAGCCACTGGCTGCCAAGCCTGGTGCTTGCCCGGATGTTGTTcgtgcctctgctgctgctgtgcAATGTCCAGCCCCGCCGCCACCTGGCTGTGGTCTTTGAGCACGACGCCTGGTTCATCATCTTCATGGCCGCCTTCGCCTTCTCCAATGGCTACCTCGCCAGTCTCTGCATGTGCTTCGGGCCCAA GAAAGTGAAGCCAGCCGAGGCAGAGACAGCTGGAGCCATCATggccttctttctgtctctgggcCTGGCACTGGGAGCTGTCTTCTCCTTCCTGTGCCGGTCAATTGTGTGA
- the SLC29A1 gene encoding equilibrative nucleoside transporter 1 isoform X4: protein MTTSHQPQDRYKAVWLIFFMLGLGTLLPWNFFMTATQYFTNRLDESQNMSLVTAELSKDTQPSATPTAPSPERNSLSAIFNNVMTLCAMLPLLVFTCLNSFLHQRIPQSVRILGSLIAILLVFLTTAILVKVQLDAVPFFIITMVKIVFINSFGAILQGSLFGLAGLLPTSYTAPIMSGQGLAGFFASAAMICAIASGSELSESAFGYFITACVVIVLTIICYLVLPRLEFYRYYQQFKFEGPGEQETKLDLINKGEEPVANKEESRVPAPNSQPNQQSHSIRAILRNILVPALSVCFIFTVTIGVFPAVTAEVQSTIAGNSAWGKYFIPVSCFLTFNVFDWLGRSLTAIFTWPGKDSHWLPSLVLARMLFVPLLLLCNVQPRRHLAVVFEHDAWFIIFMAAFAFSNGYLASLCMCFGPKKVKPAEAETAGAIMAFFLSLGLALGAVFSFLCRSIV from the exons ATGACAACCAGTCACCAGCCTCAGGACAg GTACAAAGCCGTCTGGCTTATCTTCTTCATGCTGGGTCTGGGGACGCTGCTCCCATGGAATTTTTTcatgacagccacccag TATTTCACAAACCGCCTGGACGAGTCCCAGAATATGTCCTTGGTCACTGCTGAGCTGAGCAAGGACACCCAGCCCTCAGCCACCCCCACAGCTCCCTCCCCAGAGCGGAACTCTCTCAGCGCCATCTTCAATAATGTCATGACCTTATGTGCCATGCTACCCCTGTTGGTCTTCACCTGCCTTAACTCTTTCCTGCATCAGAG GATCCCCCAGTCCGTTCGGATCCTGGGCAGCCTGATAGCCATCCTGTTGGTGTTCCTGACCACTGCTATCCTGGTGAAGGTGCAACTGGATGCTGTGCCCTTCTTCATCATCACCATGGTCAAGATCGTTTTCATTAACT CATTCGGTGCCATCCTGCAGGGCAGCCTGTTTGGTCTGGCTGGCCTCCTGCCCACCAGCTACACTGCCCCCATCATGAGTGGCCAGGGCCTGGCAGGCTTCTTCGCCTCCGCGGCCATGATCTGCGCCATCGCCA GTGGCTCAGAGCTATCAGAAAGTGCCTTCGGCTATTTTATCACAGCCTGTGTGGTTATTGTTTTGACCATCATCTGTTACCTGGTCCTGCCCCGACTG GAGTTCTACCGCTACTACCAGCAGTTCAAGTTCGAagggcctggggagcaggagaCCAAGTTGGACCTCATTAATAAAG gaGAGGAGCCAGTGGCAAACAAAGAGGAGTCCAGAGTTCCAGCCCCCAACTCTCAGCCCAACCAGCAAAGCCACTCTATCCGAGCCATCCTCAGAAAT ATCTTAGTCCCGGCTCTCTCCGTCTGCTTCATCTTCACGGTCACCATTGGAGTGTTTCCCGCCGTAACCGCTGAGGTCCAGTCCACCATTGCGGGCAACAGTGCCTGGG GAAAGTACTTCATTCCTGTGTCTTGTTTCTTGACTTTCAATGTCTTTGACTGGCTGGGCCGGAGCCTCACAGCTATATTTACATGG CCTGGGAAGGACAGCCACTGGCTGCCAAGCCTGGTGCTTGCCCGGATGTTGTTcgtgcctctgctgctgctgtgcAATGTCCAGCCCCGCCGCCACCTGGCTGTGGTCTTTGAGCACGACGCCTGGTTCATCATCTTCATGGCCGCCTTCGCCTTCTCCAATGGCTACCTCGCCAGTCTCTGCATGTGCTTCGGGCCCAA GAAAGTGAAGCCAGCCGAGGCAGAGACAGCTGGAGCCATCATggccttctttctgtctctgggcCTGGCACTGGGAGCTGTCTTCTCCTTCCTGTGCCGGTCAATTGTGTGA